From Fibrobacter sp., the proteins below share one genomic window:
- a CDS encoding TIGR00730 family Rossman fold protein translates to MATKKQLHPEIGKMMYHNAEFMDSDIGRPLRVLSEFLGPHQVFEQEDVKNTIVFFGSARTLPMKEIQKRKKACKNKKELARLKSLELVAEYYDAARELGAKLGKWANKRKEGYAIMTGGGPGIMEAGNRGANDIGIPSIGLNIKLPFEQHPNPYIDDELNLQFRYFFVRKYWFLKMAKALVVFPGGFGTLDEMFEMLTLIQTNKYAQEMPVVVYGSSFWKKVVNWEYLAETGMINKEDLDLFHFSDSVEDAYKYITETIEKNESK, encoded by the coding sequence ATGGCAACGAAAAAGCAGCTCCATCCTGAAATTGGAAAAATGATGTACCACAACGCCGAATTCATGGACAGCGACATCGGCCGTCCTCTTCGCGTTCTCTCCGAATTTTTAGGTCCCCACCAGGTTTTTGAACAAGAAGACGTTAAGAACACCATCGTTTTCTTCGGTTCCGCACGCACCTTGCCCATGAAGGAAATCCAGAAGCGCAAGAAAGCCTGCAAGAACAAGAAGGAACTGGCTCGTCTCAAGTCCCTGGAACTGGTAGCCGAATACTACGACGCTGCCCGCGAACTTGGCGCAAAACTTGGCAAGTGGGCCAACAAGCGTAAAGAAGGCTACGCCATCATGACTGGCGGTGGCCCGGGCATCATGGAAGCTGGCAACCGTGGCGCAAACGATATCGGCATTCCGTCTATCGGCCTCAACATCAAGCTGCCCTTTGAACAGCACCCGAATCCGTACATCGACGACGAATTGAACCTGCAGTTCCGCTATTTCTTTGTTCGTAAGTACTGGTTCCTAAAGATGGCCAAGGCATTGGTTGTCTTCCCCGGTGGTTTCGGCACCTTGGACGAAATGTTCGAAATGCTGACCTTGATTCAGACCAACAAGTACGCTCAGGAAATGCCTGTGGTTGTTTACGGTTCCTCCTTCTGGAAGAAAGTGGTGAACTGGGAATACCTGGCAGAAACCGGTATGATCAACAAGGAGGACCTGGACCTGTTCCACTTCAGCGATTCCGTAGAAGATGCTTACAAATACATTACGGAAACCATTGAAAAGAACGAATCCAAGTAG
- a CDS encoding protein kinase, with protein sequence MIRNFFAETLDRVSRNLSLRPDYSMEEYQRWFDQNPEFLHNESVRKIQLTEPLALEGTNNLFRAKYWLEQPGSEEHLAEQEIVVKICKYWAKPGKNRIHRLNALLSAFQDEIRINNLIHATNIEGVVQSMGGGIAGRHPYLKMEFIKGCSLDKTFKTKLSDDDVLHRIAQLAYLANTISQLHYYQVVHKDLKPKNLLLCQNPQHKNNHKILICDFGYAQAKMRETVTEYGGMMTPCYSAPEQAIMGENLSSSVDYFSFGIIVHEYLTGEKLFPKLMDIFVEDGNRVTDRYLEHLKTGRENRFHDPRFPELSKWIDQLTVFDSFERMQQCPNLFDIAHKLREEVNAQGYRDVNTDFLWNQLGEYGRR encoded by the coding sequence ATGATTCGAAACTTTTTTGCAGAAACATTGGATCGCGTCTCCCGCAACCTGTCCCTCCGTCCCGACTACAGCATGGAGGAATACCAACGTTGGTTTGACCAGAATCCGGAATTTCTTCACAATGAATCTGTAAGAAAGATCCAGTTGACCGAGCCTCTGGCGCTGGAAGGTACGAACAACTTGTTCCGTGCCAAGTACTGGCTTGAGCAGCCCGGCAGCGAAGAGCATTTGGCAGAACAGGAAATCGTTGTCAAGATTTGCAAATACTGGGCAAAGCCGGGCAAGAACCGCATTCACCGTTTGAACGCCTTGCTCAGCGCCTTCCAGGACGAAATTCGAATCAACAACTTGATCCACGCCACCAATATCGAAGGCGTGGTACAGAGCATGGGCGGTGGCATCGCAGGCCGTCACCCGTACCTGAAGATGGAATTCATCAAGGGTTGCTCCCTGGACAAGACCTTCAAGACAAAACTGAGCGACGACGATGTACTTCATCGTATCGCACAGCTGGCCTACCTGGCAAACACCATCAGTCAGCTGCACTATTATCAAGTCGTCCATAAGGATCTGAAACCCAAGAACCTCCTGCTTTGTCAAAACCCGCAGCACAAGAACAACCACAAGATTCTTATCTGCGACTTCGGCTACGCCCAGGCAAAGATGCGTGAAACAGTCACCGAATACGGCGGCATGATGACTCCTTGCTACAGCGCTCCGGAACAGGCCATCATGGGAGAAAACCTTTCTTCTTCCGTAGATTATTTCAGCTTCGGCATCATTGTTCACGAATACCTTACCGGCGAAAAACTGTTCCCGAAACTTATGGACATTTTTGTTGAAGACGGCAACCGGGTTACAGACCGCTATTTGGAGCACCTGAAGACAGGTCGCGAAAACCGTTTCCACGACCCTCGTTTCCCGGAACTTTCCAAGTGGATCGACCAGCTGACAGTCTTCGACAGTTTCGAACGAATGCAGCAGTGTCCCAACTTGTTCGACATTGCCCACAAGCTGCGAGAAGAAGTCAACGCCCAGGGATACCGTGATGTAAACACAGATTTCCTTTGGAATCAATTAGGTGAGTACGGACGTCGCTAA